In one window of Nothobranchius furzeri strain GRZ-AD chromosome 11, NfurGRZ-RIMD1, whole genome shotgun sequence DNA:
- the ift22 gene encoding intraflagellar transport protein 22 homolog isoform X2, giving the protein MTENVGGQYRPTKGVRILEFKSQLKGSGDKTCEVELWDCSGDFKFELCWPALMEDCNGVVTIFNPAVPSHLKEIETWYSMFIASQGLQDNQCLLIAHHKPGSEVKDGQLTLAPNLSRLQLIHSNLEEDPEDVRHAFFRYVGNVVNGMLESQEREEMSIITQQ; this is encoded by the exons ATGACAGAAAACGTGGGCGGACAGTACCGACCTACTAAAGGAGTCAG GATACTGGAATTCAAATCCCAGCTTAAAGGCAGTGGTGACAAGACCTGTGAGGTGGAACTTTGGGATTGTTCAGGAGATTTTAA GTTTGAATTATGCTGGCCTGCTCTCATGGAAGACTGTAATGGTGTGGTGACCATTTTTAATCCTGCTGTTCCAAGTCACCTGAAAGAAATTGAGACCTGGTACTCCATGTTCATTGCATCCCAAGGTTTGCAGGACAACCAGTGTCTACTCATAGCTCATCACAAGCCTGGCAGTGAGGTAAAAGATGGGCAGTTGACTTTAG CACCAAATCTGAGCAGACTGCAGCTTATTCACTCCAACCTGGAAGAGGACCCAGAGGATGTTAGACATGCTTTCTTCAGATATGTGGGAAATGTTGTAAATGGGATGTTGGAGAGTCAAGAGCGAGAGGAAATGTCAATTATTACTCAGCAGTGA
- the ift22 gene encoding intraflagellar transport protein 22 homolog isoform X1: protein MFKVKILFVGPTESGKTVLANFLSDMTENVGGQYRPTKGVRILEFKSQLKGSGDKTCEVELWDCSGDFKFELCWPALMEDCNGVVTIFNPAVPSHLKEIETWYSMFIASQGLQDNQCLLIAHHKPGSEVKDGQLTLAPNLSRLQLIHSNLEEDPEDVRHAFFRYVGNVVNGMLESQEREEMSIITQQ, encoded by the exons ATGTTCAAAGTAAAAATACTCTTTGTTGGACCTACCGAG AGTGGGAAAACTGTTCTTGCCAATTTTCTCTCAGACATGACAGAAAACGTGGGCGGACAGTACCGACCTACTAAAGGAGTCAG GATACTGGAATTCAAATCCCAGCTTAAAGGCAGTGGTGACAAGACCTGTGAGGTGGAACTTTGGGATTGTTCAGGAGATTTTAA GTTTGAATTATGCTGGCCTGCTCTCATGGAAGACTGTAATGGTGTGGTGACCATTTTTAATCCTGCTGTTCCAAGTCACCTGAAAGAAATTGAGACCTGGTACTCCATGTTCATTGCATCCCAAGGTTTGCAGGACAACCAGTGTCTACTCATAGCTCATCACAAGCCTGGCAGTGAGGTAAAAGATGGGCAGTTGACTTTAG CACCAAATCTGAGCAGACTGCAGCTTATTCACTCCAACCTGGAAGAGGACCCAGAGGATGTTAGACATGCTTTCTTCAGATATGTGGGAAATGTTGTAAATGGGATGTTGGAGAGTCAAGAGCGAGAGGAAATGTCAATTATTACTCAGCAGTGA
- the LOC107383820 gene encoding outer dense fiber protein 2 produces the protein MSPEDGDPQSSPFPGFSSTSDDLTLRRGDLDNSHEPQKGNSFEEKHTFLKLLIDAEAAANSAGIQLASFKNAIEDEFTDLGPSSKDKRGITRQRGLLLEKLENFRRINKSVRQELKLHQNAEVNRITEKKRTDLLLKKITQAESENERLQIILNKTERRIEELMNTRRDQQKNIKSGVHKTKSAEVTHARLQGQLRNKDAENSRLTVQLRTLERTLTEQKMEINELKASIASMTRKAAQDKESLKKATRAQKLRTERFEAAIDKCRAQLKEKDAELAEAHLQRDSKRRQKKQATDEKQKLLAHIDVLKSQVADLTLRLQKKKDELSAAHEMKMQKSEKILAENGELTVRNAALKASVARLEHQLTDCESALVEEKIISQEKKHQAERCQLQIAELQAEIDGLRIKYANLLQDTEKTREGKHTAVEKVRRELQGRAEELGAYPELLSAAEQRLLDRQESLQGLERRCSEKSKSIKQLQSKMESQTKQLRASVEMKESIHEVKLQLEEHIQSLQKKIDVLQLENLELVRKLAANEEALRYSNRQLDQRSSECQALSRQLEAALSDVREQVRKVQFQAASREEALQTKIMELEAEKSRRDNEFRLLRQRKITAEKQFEVRLKDLQLSLDQSESHKRSIQNYVDFLKNSYKTMFDEGLQMSTFGSSYFLK, from the exons ATGTCTCCAGAGGATGGTGATCCCCAGAGTTCCCCTTTTCCTGGATTCAGTTCCACCAGTGATGATCTCACTCTGAGGCGTGGTGACCTAGACAACAGTCatgagccacaaaaaggaaacag CTTTGAAGAGAAGCACACCTTTCTGAAACTACTGATTGATGCAGAAGCTGCTGCCAACTCTGCAGGAATACAACTTGCTTCATTCAAAAATGCAATAGAAGATGAATTTACT GATTTGGGACCGTCTTCCAAAGACAAGCGTGGAATCACAAGGCAGAGAGGACTTTTGCTGGAGAAGTTGGAGAATTTTAGACGAATAAATAAATCTGTGCGACAGGAGTTAAAACTACACCAAAATGCAGAG GTTAATCGAATTACTGAAAAGAAACGGACAGACCTCTTATTAAAGAAGATAACACAAGCTGAAAGTGAAAATGAG CGCTTACAAATCATTCTGAACAAGACTGAGCGGAGGATCGAGGAGCTAATGAATACAAGGAGAGACCAGCAG AAGAACATTAAAAGTGGAGTTCATAAGACCAAGTCGGCAGAAGTGACGCACGCTCGCCTGCAAGGGCAGCTGCGCAACAAGGACGCTGAGAACAGTCGCCTGACTGTCCAATTACGG acTCTGGAGAGAACTCTAACTGAGCAAAAGATGGAGATCAATGAGCTGAAAGCGTCCATTGCCTCTATGACCAGGAAAGCTGCACAAGACAAAGAATCGCTCAAGAAAGCGACGCGGGCACAAAAACTTAGGACGGAGAGGTTTGAAGCTGCGATTGACAAATGTCGTGCACAGCTGAAGGAAAAG GATGCAGAGTTGGCTGAAGCACATTTACAAAGAGACTCCAAAAGACGGCAGAAAAAGCAGGCGACAGACGAGAAACAAAAACTTCTCGCTCACATAGACGTCCTGAAAAG TCAAGTTGCAGACTTGACTTTGAGGTTGCAGAAAAAGAAAGATGAGCTCTCTGCAGCTCATGAGATGAAGATGCAAAAGTCTGAAAAAATCCTCGCTGAAAACGGAGAACTGACTGTTCGAAATGCAGCGCTCAA GGCATCCGTGGCTCGGCTGGAGCACCAGCTCACTGATTGTGAGTCGGCACTCGTCGAGGAGAAAATCATCTCCCAAGAGAAGAAACATCAAGCTGAACGGTGCCAGCTTCAG attGCTGAACTACAAGCTGAGATCGATGGCCTTAGAATAAAATATGCAAATCTTTTACAAGACACAGAAAAGACACGGGAAGGAAAACATACAGCGGTGGAGAAG GTGAGGCGGGAGCTGCAGGGGCGTGCGGAAGAGCTAGGGGCTTACCCCGAGTTACTGAGTGCAGCTGAGCAGAGGCTCCTCGATCGCCAGGAGAGCCTGCAGGGCTTGGAGAGGAggtgctcagaaaagtcaaaatccATTAAGCAGCTGCAATCTAAG ATGGAGAGTCAAACCAAACAACTGAGAGCATCAGTGGAGATGAAGGAGTCCATTCATGAAGTCAAATTACAGCTAGAGGAACACATACAGTCACTTCAAAA GAAAATAGACGTGCTGCAGCTGGAGAACCTGGAGCTGGTACGGAAGCTTGCTGCTAACGAGGAAGCTCTGAGATACAGCAAccggcagctggatcagcgctcgtCTGAGTGTCAGGCCCTGAGCCGACAGCTGGAGGCTGCTTTATCAGACGTCAGAGAGCAG GTCAGAAAAGTTCAGTTTCAGGCTGCTTCCAGAGAAGAGGCCCTGCAGACAAAAATCATGGAGCTGGAAGCTGAAAAGAGCAGAAGGGATAATGAATTCCGGCTTCTTCGCCAGAGAAAAATAACT GCAGAGAAACAGTTTGAGGTTCGTCTGAAAGACCTGCAGCTCAGCCTGGACCAATCAGAGAGCCACAAACGAAGCATTCAGAATTATGTGGATTTCCTTAAAAACTCTTACAAGACAATGTTCGATGAAGGGCTGCAGATGTCCACTTTTGGATcgtcttatttcctgaaatgA